Below is a genomic region from Oxyura jamaicensis isolate SHBP4307 breed ruddy duck unplaced genomic scaffold, BPBGC_Ojam_1.0 oxyUn_random_OJ71252, whole genome shotgun sequence.
TCCCCTGCCCTGAAGCGCAGTGACACCCGGTTGCGAGCTGCACTGAGTGTACAGAAGCGAGTGGCCATAGCCCTGTGGAAGCTTGCAACGCCAGACAGCTACCGGTCAGTCGCGAACCAGTTTGGGGTGGGCAAATCTACCGTGGGGGTTGTTGTGATGCAAGTAGCGAAGGCAATCGTTGATGTACTGCTGCCAAAGGTAGTGACCCTGGGAAACGTGGAGGCGATCATAGATGGCTTCGCAGCGATGGGATTCCCAAACTGCGGTGGGGCCATAGATGGAACTCACATCCCTATCCTGGCACCGGACCACCAGGCCACCCAGTACATTAACCGAAAGGGATACTTTTCCATGGTGCTGCAAGCACTGGTGGACCACAGGGGACGTTTTACCAACATCTACGTGGGATGGCCGGGCAAGGTTCATGACGCTCGTGTTTTCAGGAACTCTGGTCTGTTTAGACGGCTGCAACAAGGTATTTACTTCCCGGACCACAAAATAACTGTTGGGGATGTGGAGATGCCTATAGTCATCCTCGGGGACCCAGCCTACCCGCTAATGCCCTGGCTCATGAAGCCCTATACTGGCGCCCTGGACACTGAAAAAGAACTCTTCAACTACCGGCTGAGCAAGTGCAGAATGGTGGTGGAGTGTGCTTTTGGCCGTCTCAAGGGGAGATGGAGAAGCTTACTGACTCGCTGTGATCTCAGCGAAACCAATATCCCCATTGTTATAGCAGCTTGCTGTGTGCTCCACAATCTCTGTGAGAGCAAGGGGGAGACCTTTATGGCGGGGTGGGAGGTTGAGGAAAATAGCCTGGCTGGTGATTACTCACAGCCAGACAGCCGGGCGATTAGAAGAGACCAGCGGGAAGCGCTGTGCATCCGGGAGGCTTTGAAAGCAAAGTTCCTGAGTGAGCAGGGTAACCTGTGACTTTATAGTTTGTGTACTGAGAAGCTAAACCTGCCCCCGTTTCTTTACCCAGGTAATGTTGACTATCCTATCCAGTTACATACCCCCTTCACCCCCCCTCCAACACACGTGTCGAAATAAAAATAGTTCTACTTTGTTAAAGCACACCGTTTTCTTTAATACTGTTTTAGCgggaattttttaaaactggGACGCAGACTGTGGTGCGGGGCGGGTCTAGTGTTGTGATGCGAATGCAGCTTCTAAACTCAAGGATTGACAG
It encodes:
- the LOC118159612 gene encoding protein ANTAGONIST OF LIKE HETEROCHROMATIN PROTEIN 1-like, which encodes MEPAATIAAVVAALNVSQLIIKVSLRQMQKSQARRLRHRGDVLKSESSTDLSESRRPSAEDITVAMGHVDAVERRFWARETSTEWWDRIVLQVWDESQWLRNFRMRKGTFLELCELLSPALKRSDTRLRAALSVQKRVAIALWKLATPDSYRSVANQFGVGKSTVGVVVMQVAKAIVDVLLPKVVTLGNVEAIIDGFAAMGFPNCGGAIDGTHIPILAPDHQATQYINRKGYFSMVLQALVDHRGRFTNIYVGWPGKVHDARVFRNSGLFRRLQQGIYFPDHKITVGDVEMPIVILGDPAYPLMPWLMKPYTGALDTEKELFNYRLSKCRMVVECAFGRLKGRWRSLLTRCDLSETNIPIVIAACCVLHNLCESKGETFMAGWEVEENSLAGDYSQPDSRAIRRDQREALCIREALKAKFLSEQGNL